A region of the Agrobacterium sp. RAC06 genome:
AGGAAACGCTGAAGACCAAGAACTGGCAGGACACCTACCTTGCTGGCGCTGCCTTCGAAGAGCAGCTCGCCAAGGACATCGCTGCCACCGAGACCATTCTCAAAGACATCGGTCTGGTGAAATGAGCACGGAAGATCGTTCTTCCGGACATCGTACGCGTCGCCCAGATTGGGCGGCGCTGGCCATTGCCGCGGTGCTTGTCGCCGTGGCGGGCCTTATCTTCTACGATGTCGCCCGTCTGCAAGGCGGAAACATCTATTCCGGGATTGGTCCAGCGACGGTGCCAAAGGGCATTGCCATCGGTCTGATCGGCCTTGGCATCTGGACTGTGTTCGCTGCCATACGCCGTGATTTTCCCGAGCGCGAGCACCAGGAGCTACCGCCTGTGCTTTTCATCGTGGCCGGGCTCGCAGCGCAGATGCTGCTCCTGAAAACGCTGGGCTTCTCGCTTGCAACAGGTGTGCTGTTCGCTCTTACCGCGGCCGGCTTCGGCAAAAAGCAGTTCTGGATCTCGCTGCCCGCAGGCATAGCTCTCTCGTTCGTCGTGTGGATCCTCTTCGCGCGCTTCCTGCAACTGTCCTTGCCGGCGGGTCCACTCGAACGGCTGTTCTTCTGAGGGGAACCCCGTGAATACGTTTGATTTCCTTCTCCAGGGGCTGGCGATCGCCGCTCAGCCGATCAACCTGTTCTACGCGCTCATCGGTGTTACGCTTGGCACGCTCGTCGGCGTCCTGCCGGGCATCGGTCCTGCG
Encoded here:
- a CDS encoding tripartite tricarboxylate transporter TctB family protein, with protein sequence MSTEDRSSGHRTRRPDWAALAIAAVLVAVAGLIFYDVARLQGGNIYSGIGPATVPKGIAIGLIGLGIWTVFAAIRRDFPEREHQELPPVLFIVAGLAAQMLLLKTLGFSLATGVLFALTAAGFGKKQFWISLPAGIALSFVVWILFARFLQLSLPAGPLERLFF